TCAAGTAACATACAATAGGTTGGAATACTATCAAGGACACTATTGATAAATGTCCGTCTGCCACCCAATTATAGATATTGCATTTGACAGCTTGCCAATCTCTTTTCACACTTTTCAATGACAAcaccatcttcttctttttttgccttttcttttccgTGGGAGAGTGATGTGCAGTACTTACTTTGTCCCATTTTATGTGACACTATTACTATTTGGGGAATAAAACTAATTTttgtttgactttttttttctttttcaaacatCTTTTAAATAGTTTTGATAATGATAATTTTGTGGTTTGTAGTACTTTATATGTAGTTTCTAACTATGTaaaaagtacaacaacaacaaccacccggTATAATCCCACAATTGGAGTCTGGGTAACTATGTAAAAAGTACATTTAAAAAATATTGAGAAGTCGATGTCTGATGTCCGGATTCAGACCAAAAATTAGATGCTTTTAGCTCGTACTCTGAAATCCATCATTCTTTTTAGAAGGGAGGGAGTAATAAGCTACTTTTGTTTCTGTTGCAATCCAAAGAGATGCTATTGTTACAAGAACTTAGGTTGTAATTTTTGAACTTGTTTGAtgaaatttttattctttttaccTGCAGGGTATTGTTTTGGCTTTGCTACCTTTATTGAAAGGTTTAAAGCCCTTTGAGATGGCGAATAAAATAAGCAGGATTGCAAATTTGGAGTGTACAACCACCATCACCTGAGTACTTCACTGGAACGTATGTGATTATTGGAGAAACAAGATAACTGACCTCAGGGAACTCATAGCCAGCTTGTGGGGCTTCAGATAGGTGTTCAGTGGAAGCTGCATAATGCAATTATATATGTTAGGTTAATGCCCTTTCTGGCTGTTATTTTGTTACTTTAGGTTATGTTCTGGAGATGTTTTGTGCATTCAAGGGAATATAGAATTTAAGAAATGGAAGACTATCGAGAATTAGATATTCCGCTTGCTAGCTGGATCAGCAAAAATCCCTCCGAGATGGCGGAATCATGGTTTTTTATTCTCTGTTGTTTCATTGCTGGTTTAGTCGGGATTCTCACTATCATTTACACTGCTTTCCAGTGGAGAAAGAACGTAAACATTAGTTGGATGAAAGCTATAGCTAGGTCAAAGAAAAACCCGAAAGCCAGGTATAAGGTCCCTGTAGCTTCTCATAGTTGGACTTTGGAATCCGTATCTCGAGGGAAAAGTTTAAATTGCTGTGTCTGTTTAGAGTCCATGTCGCCATCTCAAACTCTTGGACCAATGGTGGCATCAGAGAGTTTTTTTAATTGCTGCTGCACTTGTGGTGCAGCAGCTCATCTTAGTTGCTCATCGAGTGCTCATAAGGATTGCAAATGTGGATCAATGTTTGGATATAAGCACGTGGTACATCAATGGGCAGTTCGGTGGACAGAGGTAGCAGATCAACCAGATGACTCTTTCTGCAGCTACTGTGAAGAGCCGTGCAGCAGTTCGTTTCTTGGGGGTTCCCCTATATGGTGTTGCTTATGGTGTCAGTGCCTGGTTCACATTGATTGCCATGCTAATATGTTCCATGAAACTGGTGATATTTGTGACCTGGGCCCTTTCAGAAGGCTTATTTTATCGCCTCTTCATGTTAAAGAGTTTACTAGGACGTCCTCTGGTGGACTGCTGAGTTCTATCACACAAGGAGCCAATGAAATTGCATCTTCAGTACGTGCTAGTATTAGAAGTCAAAGCAAGAAAtacaaacacaaaaataaaaaccATTTAAATGAGGTATCTACTGACACAGGCAATGGTGATAATACCGGTGACACAACCACTGAAAGCACTGCAGATACTCATCAAGTAAATGGTACTTATAAAGTAGAGGAAAATTGTAATGGTGGTATACATAAAGAGGCTGTAGATCAGCAACAAGGAAGTGTTCTGAAAAAGCTGGTATCTATACCCAGCTTCAAGAGGAGTTCATCAATCAATCAGAAGGATGAGTCTCAGTTAATACGGATGAAACAGAAATATGAATTGACTGATTTGCCTCCAGATGCTAGGCCTCTGCTAGTTTTTCTAAACAAGAAAAGTGGAGCTCAGCGAGGAGATTCACTTAGGCAGCGGTTGAACATTTTATTAAATCCTGTGCAGGTCAGGTCATTTAGAGCAAGCTCCCTTAGCTAGTTGCTTTTCTTTTGGCACAATTGCATGGAAATGTGTTCTTCCTCTATCTATGCATGGATTACTTGCATGTTAAGATGTTACTACCATAATAAATGACTTAGTTGACCAATTAGGGTTTGCCATATCCCCAAAAAAGAGAGGCGCATGTGCCACAGGCCCTCGGTTACGAAAAAACAAATTGGTTGACAAACTACTTCTGCTGTCCTTGAAAGGGCCTGGGGAGCTCGTAGCTATTAGAAGTCACTTGTCTGTCTTATTGAATAATAACATAATACTTTATTAGGATATCTGTAAGTGTTTGAGCACCTTTCAACTGATAATTATTACATGTTCACCATCTATACATATAGCCTGATCTTTTAACATGCTAGTATGGCATAATTATAAGGCATTTGTCAAAGGAGACTTGTTAATCTTCATTTTCAGTTGAATTGACTATTGAAGATTGTAAATTTTGAGTTACACAGGTATCCATTAAGGTGAAGGGAGAGAATTAGATAGAATGAAGTTATAGTTCTCCCTTTTTACTGAGTTCTAATGTAGAATAGCTGTTTCTTGAGTTCTACTTATTATGCCAGCTTAACTATAGCTCCTTCATAATGAATAACATGGAAGGTGATTTGTTATTTTACTAAAAACACTCGTAGTATAGTCTACCTTTCAGTAGATTCAACAATTTGATGTCTGTGAGCTAGTGTCTTGATCTGATGTTGCATGGATATGCTAATTAGGTCTTTGAGTTGAGCTCAACAGAAGGACCAGAAGTAGGTCTTTATCTATTCAGAAGGGTCCCTCACTTCAGGATTCTCATCTGTGGTGGAGATGGTACTGTTGGATGGGTTTTAAATGCTATAGATAAACAAAACTTTGTTTCACCCCCACCAGTAGCAATACTTCCTGCTGGGACGGGAAATGATTTGGCTAGAGTTCTTTCCTGGGGAGGTGGCTTGGGTTCAGTTGAGAGGCAAGGAGGTCTTTGCACACTTTTGCATGATATAGAACAAGCAGCGGTAACCATTCTTGATCGTTGGAAAGTTTCAATCTTGAACCAACAAGGAGAGCTGCTTCAACCTCCAAAGTTCTTGAACAACTACCTTGGTATGTTGATATCCTTTTCATAGATAGTACTGATATCTAAAATCTAAATTATCTCTCTGTGACCTGAAAAATGTAGAATATTTTGCTTGGAAATATTATGACTTTCTCACTTTCTTAGATATAGAATTTGATGATTGTTGGGAACTGATATTCCAGGTGTTGGTTGCGATGCAAAGGTTGCATTAGAAATCCATAATATGAGGGAGGAAAACCCGGAAAAGTTCTACAATCAGGTAATGCAGATATCTTTTTGTTTTTAGAGGATGTGAAGCATGATAATTGGGTTAATGGGATTGATATGATACCAACTAGGTCTGTAGCTTCAAAGTTTTGCTTTGATAATTGATGTATTTGATGGAATACCTAAAACTAtataatattaaatttttttgaTAAGTAATTAAAGATATTATAAATTTATGCACTAAGCCAGTGCATCAGGTGTAATTACAGGTTGTGCAAACCCTCTATTGTATCTAGCATTCCATCTACATCGTGTTCAATTACCAGATTGCACCAAAAAGCTAACAAAAAAATACATCTCTGTTTAAAATACAactatttaatattataaaatgGTAGAGGGATGCCAAAACAAACAAATTTGCTCGATGTAAACCTTATAAGTTTTGCTCTTGCTTTGATGCTATACTTTCAAAGagtttttagtttcttttgaggGTATTTTGGCCTAATTATAGTGCACTTAGTCTTGAAGGCGTTTCTTTTCATAGTTACTTTTTATTCTTCGATATTGGTTCCACACTTGTGGCGCTTGTGTAAAAGAATAGTTGTCAGACCATTTTCCACTAGGCCGCTGAACAGAGTCAGGTGCCATTAGTAATAACTAATATGCTCTTCAGTTTTCTCAGAGGGGGAGAGGAGAAGTTCTGGAGGACAGAAtctttaaaggaaataagaacctCACCTAGATGTTGTAGACTTGACTAATGACTACTCTAATATCTCAGACCTGAATACTTTCTTGTTTTAACAtgcatttttgttcatcaataaaagaaagacaaaatCTTGTCTTGCATACAGTTTCTTTGCTAATCTTTTTCAGATATCAATCTTCCCTTTTGGCATTTCTGATTGTCACTGAATTAGTTCTCAACGTGTTCATTCGAGCCTTCTTCATGGTTTATTGGTGCCACCTGCCGATCTACTCTGCTTAACAGTTGCTTTATGTTGCATCCCTGTTAAAACATGTCGTCTCATATACAGTAGCATTTAACTTTATATGCACATTATTGATAACGATTTGcccttgtgtttctgatattcatCTCTTTTAGAGATTCCAGAACTTCGTTACTTCGGGGCAACCGATATAtctaaatttttgaaaatttggagAGTTGAGTATCCATGACATGGTGTTTGCTAGCCATGAACTCTTATGCCTTTTCATGTTTAACATAAATCCAGTTCAGTGAGTTCATTAGATAGGTTTCCCTCTGCTCTTTCCAAAAGTGGGTTAAGTTGACAAGCTCTTACAATAAGTTAGCCCGCAGTAAGTTGGCTACTTAGTGAACTCTCTCGTGGTGGTTCTTGTGGATGCTAATAATTATTTAAGATTTAATCGTCTTTGTTTGTCTGTTCTGTATTTATGTAATAATAAATTGTGTTTATGTGTATTCAGAGATTGAGGTCATGATTTTTTATTCTTGTAGGAGTTTTTTTGTGTAATTGATTAATTTAAGTTCATATATTTGTCGATGTGTATTTCTGTCGGTGCTGAAAATATTTGGCAACATTGTTGCAGTTCATGAACAAAGTTCTTTATGCCAGAGAAGGCGCCAGGAGTATCATGGATAGGACATTTGCAGATTTTCCATGGCAAGTTCATGTGGAGGTTGATGGTGTTGAGATCGAGGTTCCTGAGGTAATTGTCAAATGCGCAGCTacaaaaaaagggcagcccggtgcactaagctcccgctatgcgcggggtccggggaagggcagCTACAAAATCCTTTTGAAATACATATGCTTTTGAACTTTTACTTTTAGTCATTTAACATATGACTTCTTGTCGTATAACATATTCATTTTGCAAGTTTCGTAGTTATTAATATTTTTGAACCTTTTACACATgaggtaattgtggttgatgtttTAGTCGATTATCTTGTCTGGAgactacttaaaatactattgcTAGTTAATGGATCAGTGGTGAAACGATCATGCTCTTTACTCTTTCTAGGATGCAGAAGGTGTTCTTGTAGCTAATATTGGGAGCTACATGGGCGGAGTAGACTTGTGGCAGAATGAAGATGAAAGCTATGATAATCTTGATCCTCAATCCATGCACGATAAGATGCTGGAGGTTGTTAGCATTTCTGGTACCTGGCATCTTGGGAAGCTTCAGGTATATTTTGGGGAATTCCTGAGATGATGTGGTAAAAGTAACCATCATTTCGAAGCTTTGTTTCCTGAGAGACATTTCAATATTGTTCAGTGATTTCGTTTAAGCACTTAGCTGTTATTTTTTGTTCATATCCCTAGTTGGAGGGGCTGACCAATAATTATATCTGGTAGTTCAGTACTTGATTAATAAAAGAAATCTGGTAGTTCAGTAGTTCTGTGGCAAGAATTGTTGCAGATATTGGCGTAAGTAAATGGAGAAGGAGAAACAGTTGACGGTTTTTGTTGAGGGGTAATTTTGAATTGGGTTCTACTGCTCCTGTTTGAATCTGATTAGACAATGCAGTTGTTTCTGACATAAAGTTTCATTTTGGTTTATTTTATCTTACAGCTGCTTTTAAATGTTAAACTTGTGTGATAAGAGAATTGTTCTTACAATCAGGTGGGGCTTTCCAAAGCTCGGAGGCTTGCACAAGGACAAGTGATTAAAATTCAACTTTTTGCTGCATTTCCTGTTCAAGTAGATGGAGAACCTTGGAATCAGCAACCCTGTACATTGACGATAACACATCATGGACAGGTTTCCTTCCTTCAAAATTCAACAGTGTGCTTAAATTTTCATCAGCTGAAACATGGATCTGAGACCATTGTATCTGGCATGCCTGCATTACTGTCTAATAATTATCCGAACATCATGGATTTAAGGTTCTCACGATTTGGAAGTGGTGGGACTGGGAAGTTTTAGTTTTATCATTCATTTCTCTGTATCTTTAGCCGCTTGGAAACTAGTCTTTTCTGATGGAAATTGATGTATGTTTAGGCTTGTATGGTGTATTCTCTTGATTCATTGTCATTCTCTTCCCCTCCCCCCCTTTTTCCTTTTAGATAACGTTGGGCTTATATAGCGCCGAACCCAATTTGCTTGGTGATATCGTGGTGAAGTTTCTTCAGATTACTACActattacacacacacacacacacacacacacacacacacacgcacacacacgcACATATCTGACTCTTGTCTTTTACAGGCTTTTATGCTGAAGAGAGCAGCAGAAGAACCTCTAGGTCATGCAGCAGCCATAATTGCAGATGTGCTTGAGAATGCTGAATCCAATCAAGTAATTAATACATCACAGAAGCGAGCACTTCTTCAAGAAATGGCTATCAGACTGTCTTAGCTGTGTTTCTTACACGATCAGGCACACTGATTTTTTACTTTGCTGCAGCTATTGCAGAAGTTGTTATTTACTGTATTTTTTGTATAAAACAATCTTCTGCTTCATAGCATAGGTTCGTCTACTTCATTTGTGAAATATCAAGAAGAATTGGAATGCTTCTAGCTGAAGCTTGTTTGTATATTGAACTCCAGTGTAAAGACTTCTAAATGAGGTGACTTTTGCAGCGGCTTGTTTAAATGTGAGTCAAATTTGAGTTTACGAGCTACACCAATTTTTATTCTGACTTCTTCCAAAGACCTTTAAAGTTCTCTATCAATCAAACCCACAATGCCACAATTTTATTTACTTTTCTTATCCTTCATATTAGATTCTTTTAGTATGATTTTGTCAATTctagtttgtatgatgatttatCTACCAGTCCATACCTGTTTTATTTGGAAAACCTACTTATTTGTTCACTTTAAGAACCAAAATAATTTGATTTTCTTAATTTGTTTTCCCTTTGGTCCATAACTGTTTTCATGTTGTTATGGCTTACAGGCAGAGAGTTTTAAGTACTTTGTTGTGCAATATTATTTTATGCCGTGAGGTTAAGTTATTTGCAATAACGACGACTAATTGTTTTTGACCGTAATGGATCTTGTAACCTGAAAGATATATTAAATAGGTAACATCCTATAAAATATTAAATTGTATTgatagtataatttttttttgcattGTTATTACATATAATTTAAACTCATAGGGAAATGTTTCGACGTGCATATGTATTTATGAATTTTATTTCTCTTTACTTCTCGTCGTATCGTATTAGTTGTTTCCCCTTGATGTTAAGGTAactcaaagaaaaattttaaagAAGTCAATGTTAACATGACACGTATCTTTGTTTAAAATCATTATATATTTTCTGAATTAATTTCATAGTACAACTTTTAGCCATTAACTCATATTAAAGGCCACctcggaaaaagaaaaaaaaaacctaacaAAACAAAGTCATTTTGATTATGTTATAAATTAGTGTTAATGAAGAAAAATAATTAAGTGATTGGTGAAAGACTAATTTGATAGATAAAGCATCTCAAtaaagcttgaaatttgaataaTTAATTGGGTTAGGtacgatttcaaaaaaaaaataaaaaaataaaatactaacaATATCATACTTAATAGGGATAATACATAGGAACCCATTGAACTATGAGCTTTTTTTCAATCTCACATTGGAACTTTGCAGGGTCCTAGTACCCCTTAAAAATTTACAACTCTTATTATTAGACCATTTTCAGCTATTTTGGCGCATGATCACAAGAAGGTTCCAGCACGTGTATTGCAcgcataattaaaataaattttatatttctagTTAGCTAAAAATTCTAAACATTAAAAGAAATATTAACCTTTTTTATAGCgttgttcaaaatcgaaccgaaaccgttaaccgaaccgataacttattggcttattggtatcagattatcggggtaatggatggtgaacggattgagattttataattaacaaCTTAACAGTTTggggcggattactcaattttcttatcgggtaaatcattaacccgttaagaatttttatatttatacttttaccccTATTACCCCTTATGTATATAAAGTACTACTGAGAAGTCGCCAGTCACCAGAGCTTAGAAAATCTTTCAGCAGTTCTGCAACGTAACTTAGATACCTTCTGCAACGAAAATGTCATTTAAGTTACTTAGTTTCTACTTAGATGCCTTAGAAGTTACGTTCCAACATATTCAGACTATGTACTTGCAGCAGATTCACACTATGTTGCCTTAGATGACATTTGGACTAAGTAATTTAGATGCCTTTGTAATAACCAAATGAAAAATAAGTGGAAACTAATAAGAAGTTAGAAGTGCATCTGTATTCTGTGCAGTagtgatataattattttttttcatagcAGAATTTTACCAGCTATATAatacaattatttaattaataattttcaGAAAATATGCATAAAAATTGAGACACTGCAAACACAATTCCAAGATAGAACCAAAGAAGACATCAACACAACATCTCAAGATAGAACTAGAGAAAGAGATCTATGATAATGGCCAGAACTGGAAGTAATTTGTAGATCTCAGATGGTATTGATTTGAAACCGTTTGGTATTGACCGAATGATTGTTCAAAATTTTTTTATTTGACTtagccgataaaccgcccgataatcgTTAATCCGATAACAATCCGCCcgttgtcttattggatggctagcagattactatatttataattcgataaccgataagccgaaCCGTTAAGCATAATTATCCGCCCAATAAGCACTCCTACTTTTTAATACCCGGTTAAAAGAATCTCTATCCTATTCACTCTACTTCTTTCAGCCGATAGAGACCCCGTTTATTCTCCCTATATTCAACCATAAAACTACCTATGATTTCTTCCCTAATTCTGTTTATCTAAGcagtttgaataaaaaaaattggtCAGTACGAGTGAGTACATACGCCCTGTCTCAAGATTGGTGAAGAAGTTCAAAGCTGGAGCCATAAGATACAATCTTCCGTCTGCATCTTCTTATTTTCATAATATGCTAATACCTCTTCAAGCTCCTTAATTTTGTCACCTAATATTGGAAGAACAAACTTGAACGCGCACCAATTTCATCATCCCTCCATCGAAAGAACTTGCACGACTTATTCTGTGAAAATAAACCACCCATTAATTAACTAAAACAATTAGAATTTTAAGCACAAATTGAAGCATCAAATATACACCATAAAATAGACAAGCCCAATATCGTCTTCCTGGGTTCTTCTTTGACCAAGAAGTGAGTAGGGGCAACAATAAACCATGTTCGTTAGGGTTGTGCATGGATCGGATCAGATTGAGTACATTTCGAATTTTAGATTCTacaaaatgcaatccgaatccgatccgaattaatatcggatcggattttaaagtttggatcggattaATATTTCGAATTTCGGATCGGATTATACGTATTATTAAGGCTATTGCTAATCTAATCGGCTAATGCATCTGCCTTATCTACTTCTTTTGTGTTATGTGCTAATACAAACATTTCTTTGCTTTTTATCCCTTTTATCAGCATTGCATCTCTAAGAAAATATTTCTTTGGAGATTCGAGTTGttatgcctcaaagttgcaaattcatacgtatattttctttgtaaaagaggcaatacagcaagaaaaattcatgtttctGCAATTATGAGGGTACTGTGGTGCCAATATAACTAAATCCatcaattgtaaaggtaataacttggaaaAAGTTGTAAAGGAAGTACTAACTATCCGAAATTAAAGTTTAGTATTTATACATGCATTAATAATTTCAgatttcggattggatcggattaacattataccaatccgaatccgatccgaatatccaaaattttaataaacataatccgaaatccgatcTAAATATCCGAAATTCGAAATTCGAAATTGAACGAATaggttcggatttcggatatccgatcctaATGAACAACCCTAATGTTCGTATCGCATTATGGAATGCAACATCAAGTCTTCCTTGTCCATACAAATGTGGCTTAAGCTTTCTTTTGACATTTTAAACCTATATACCAACAAAATAAACAATAAAAGCTATAGGATAAGATAATAAGCAAAGATAAAAACTGAAAAAGTAGAATTTCATATTAATGGAAGCTGATTTTTGATGAAAAAACTCGTATAAGTTGAGCAATAATGGGGGGTGGGTCTATTTGAGAAGAAATGTGTTTTTATGGAGGGATTGGAACAAATACTTACTAGTCAAGGTTGGAAAGGCCACATGGCAATATTGCATTGGTTTAAGGCAGATTTTTAGAGCCCTTACGTGCTCTATTTTGGTGAACCCACATCAGGCGCCAAAATAGCTGAAAAGGGTCTAATAATTAGAGTTGTAAATGTTTAAGGGGTGCTAGAACTCCTGCAAAGTTCTAGTGTCACATTGGAAAAAGCCCATAGTTCAAGGGGTTCTTATTACGGGGTTtcaatggatattcgaaaaccgaTTAAACCGATCGAATCGTACCGCACCGAATCGATttttaagtttcttttaaaaaaatcgtagatttttatataaatctataaccgcaccgataattagggtaggttttttattttataaaaataaaccaaaaaaatatcgaaccgtaccgaataaattttacgtgtggaaaatatatttatatagtaagtttaaaaataataatgcattaaatttttctttgggccttggaattatgaaaattgttacaagccaacaagtaattaaactcaaaatactaatttctaaaacctattatgctacttctacttaaactaagttatttcaagtatcttcattagcaagacacaaagtattctagcgattatgggtagcaaactacaatgtattgaatatgttttctttcatataatttagatttatctttttgaatatttaatcttctatagactttattcttgagtcccagttTGGTTAATATCTTCCACTCgtgtaatttatattttctttgcctttgcttggtttcttttacgttgttgtagaatagttgatggatctatactctaccatctttcatttttttaattcatcaaccttttaaacagtaaaaatgtctagagagttttgccaagtcctataaaagaacgtatgttattgcattctacttctattggtgaattttacatgatatttaaaaaaatatcgaAAACTAACCGAACCATACCAATACCGAAGAAAAACCGACATGATTGAGAtagtttcgaaaagtctaattttggttatacataatagaataaccgaaaaattggtataatacaaattttataaaataaccgaccgaaccgaaccattgacacccctagttcCTATGTATTATCCCTACTTAATATATGTGGTTATAAGACTCTTGATACTTATAATTTAAACAAGACTCTTGATACTTATAATTTAAACATGTCCTAATTTGTGTTGTTGtaagattttattttaaattatgcaccaatttattacattattttattatatattgccTCCGTCCCAAATTAGTTATCATGTTTCGCGTGTCGAGAGTCAATTAGACTTATCATTAAAGCTGAAATAGATTAGATAAACTCagcatttaaaattaaatattcaaaaattatacaaaatacaCTACAAATTATAATTTTGCTCATatcaatataataaaaaaatataatttaaaatatcgATTAAAATTCACGTAGTTTAACTTTTTAT
This DNA window, taken from Nicotiana tabacum cultivar K326 chromosome 15, ASM71507v2, whole genome shotgun sequence, encodes the following:
- the LOC107815988 gene encoding diacylglycerol kinase 1 isoform X2, with amino-acid sequence MEDYRELDIPLASWISKNPSEMAESWFFILCCFIAGLVGILTIIYTAFQWRKNVNISWMKAIARSKKNPKARYKVPVASHSWTLESVSRGKSLNCCVCLESMSPSQTLGPMVASESFFNCCCTCGAAAHLSCSSSAHKDCKCGSMFGYKHVVHQWAVRWTEVADQPDDSFCSYCEEPCSSSFLGGSPIWCCLWCQCLVHIDCHANMFHETGDICDLGPFRRLILSPLHVKEFTRTSSGGLLSSITQGANEIASSVRASIRSQSKKYKHKNKNHLNEVSTDTGNGDNTGDTTTESTADTHQVNGTYKVEENCNGGIHKEAVDQQQGSVLKKLVSIPSFKRSSSINQKDESQLIRMKQKYELTDLPPDARPLLVFLNKKSGAQRGDSLRQRLNILLNPVQVFELSSTEGPEVGLYLFRRVPHFRILICGGDGTVGWVLNAIDKQNFVSPPPVAILPAGTGNDLARVLSWGGGLGSVERQGGLCTLLHDIEQAAVTILDRWKVSILNQQGELLQPPKFLNNYLGVGCDAKVALEIHNMREENPEKFYNQFMNKVLYAREGARSIMDRTFADFPWQVHVEVDGVEIEVPEDAEGVLVANIGSYMGGVDLWQNEDESYDNLDPQSMHDKMLEVVSISGTWHLGKLQVGLSKARRLAQGQVIKIQLFAAFPVQVDGEPWNQQPCTLTITHHGQAFMLKRAAEEPLGHAAAIIADVLENAESNQVINTSQKRALLQEMAIRLS
- the LOC107815988 gene encoding diacylglycerol kinase 1 isoform X1, which gives rise to MEDYRELDIPLASWISKNPSEMAESWFFILCCFIAGLVGILTIIYTAFQWRKNVNISWMKAIARSKKNPKARYKVPVASHSWTLESVSRGKSLNCCVCLESMSPSQTLGPMVASESFFNCCCTCGAAAHLSCSSSAHKDCKCGSMFGYKHVVHQWAVRWTEVADQPDDSFCSYCEEPCSSSFLGGSPIWCCLWCQCLVHIDCHANMFHETGDICDLGPFRRLILSPLHVKEFTRTSSGGLLSSITQGANEIASSVRASIRSQSKKYKHKNKNHLNEVSTDTGNGDNTGDTTTESTADTHQVNGTYKVEENCNGGIHKEAVDQQQGSVLKKLVSIPSFKRSSSINQKDESQLIRMKQKYELTDLPPDARPLLVFLNKKSGAQRGDSLRQRLNILLNPVQVFELSSTEGPEVGLYLFRRVPHFRILICGGDGTVGWVLNAIDKQNFVSPPPVAILPAGTGNDLARVLSWGGGLGSVERQGGLCTLLHDIEQAAVTILDRWKVSILNQQGELLQPPKFLNNYLGVGCDAKVALEIHNMREENPEKFYNQFMNKVLYAREGARSIMDRTFADFPWQVHVEVDGVEIEVPEDAEGVLVANIGSYMGGVDLWQNEDESYDNLDPQSMHDKMLEVVSISGTWHLGKLQVGLSKARRLAQGQVIKIQLFAAFPVQVDGEPWNQQPCTLTITHHGQVSFLQNSTVCLNFHQLKHGSETIVSGMPALLSNNYPNIMDLRFSRFGSGGTGKF